The following are from one region of the Camelus dromedarius isolate mCamDro1 chromosome 16, mCamDro1.pat, whole genome shotgun sequence genome:
- the CENPX gene encoding centromere protein X isoform X1 has translation MEETGAGFRKELVSKLLHLHFKEDKTKVSGDALQLTAELLKIFVIEAAIRSVRQAQAEELGCVDLDQLEKVLPQLLLDF, from the exons ATGGAGGAAACCGGCGCGGGCTTCCGGAAA GAACTAGTGAGCAAGCTGCTGCACCTGCACTTTAAAGAGGACAAGACCAAAG TCAGTGGGGACGCACTGCAGCTCACGGCGGAGCTCCTGAAGATCTTTGTCATAG AAGCAGCCATCCGCAGCGTGCGGCAGGCCCAGGCGGAGGAGCTGGGCTGCGTGGACTTGGACCAGCTGGAGAAGGTGCTGCCTCAGCTG ctTCTGGACTTCTAG
- the CENPX gene encoding centromere protein X isoform X2: MEETGAGFRKELVSKLLHLHFKEDKTKVSGDALQLTAELLKIFVIAAIRSVRQAQAEELGCVDLDQLEKVLPQLLLDF; encoded by the exons ATGGAGGAAACCGGCGCGGGCTTCCGGAAA GAACTAGTGAGCAAGCTGCTGCACCTGCACTTTAAAGAGGACAAGACCAAAG TCAGTGGGGACGCACTGCAGCTCACGGCGGAGCTCCTGAAGATCTTTGTCATAG CAGCCATCCGCAGCGTGCGGCAGGCCCAGGCGGAGGAGCTGGGCTGCGTGGACTTGGACCAGCTGGAGAAGGTGCTGCCTCAGCTG ctTCTGGACTTCTAG
- the ASPSCR1 gene encoding tether containing UBX domain for GLUT4 isoform X3: protein MVPISRSREGPETMVRIALQLDDGSRLQDTFCSGQTLWELLSHFAQIRERLEQPCEASPVCVYMRGEVTGRAALQSTTLQSLGITGGSAIIRFAMKRCDSAGKQEPGPSWSKSPGSLMPSTAAEPAASGPRLPLNSAGLSRGDVSRQDETASLGAGLADAQTEQILKEPSPAPFVPFSGGGQRLGGPSGSARPLTSSSAKLPKSFSSPAGPSKPKKSRPGQEPQPEPEPEPEPPVDRDPVVCHPDLEVLLQAWPSELPDEFFEVTVDDVRRRLAQLKSERKRLEEAPLVTRAFREAQMKEKLQRYPKVVLRVLFPDRHILQGCFRPSETVGDLRDFVRSHLGDPELPFHLFIAPPKTILDDHMLTLFQADLFPAALVHFGPEEPTGTYLEPRLLEHTISPSAADALVARCMSRTAGTPPPPPPPPASDPVPSESEPTAEEGAVEPPEPGPRMAQPARRGLGKPARGERRRPRSAQSAGHRTPAHPERE from the exons GGAGCGTCTGGAGCAGCCGTGTGAGGCCAGCCCAGTCTGCGTGTACATGAGGGGTGAG GTGACTGGCAGGGCTGCCCTGCAGAGCACAACACTGCAGTCGCTGGGCATCACCGGGGGCAGTGCCATCATCAG GTTTGCCATGAAGCGATGTGACTCTGCCGGCAAGCAGGAGCCTGGGCCCTCCTGGAGCAAAAGCCCGGGAAGCCTGATGCCATCCACGGCGGCCGAGCCGGCCGCCAGCGGCCCTCGGCTTCCTTTGAACTCAGCGGGGCTCAGCCGGGGCGATGTGAGCCGTCAGGACGAGACAGCCAGCCTGGGGGCCGGCCTCGCAGACGCTCAGACAGAGCAGATCCTGAAGGAGCCCTCGCCTGCCCCTTTTGTTCCTTTCTCGGGTGGAGGACAGCGGCTGGGGGGCCCCTCCGGGTCCGCGAGGCCTCTGACGTCATCTTCAGCCAAATTGCCAAAGTCCTTCTCCAGCCCTGCGGGCCCCTCCAAGCCGAAGAAGTCGAGGCCTGGCCAGGAGCCccagccggagccggagccggagccggagccg CCAGTGGACCGAGACCCCGTGGTGTGCCACCCCGACCTGGAAGTGCTGCTCCAGGCCTGGCCCTCGGAGCTGCCTGACGAGTTCTTCGAGGTGACCGTGGACGACGTCAGGAGACGCTTGGCCCAGCTCAAGAGCGAGCG gAAGCGCCTGGAAGAAGCCCCCTTGGTGACCAGGGCCTTCAGGGAGGCTCAGATGAAGGAGAAGCTGCAGCGCTACCCCAAG GTGGTCCTGAGGGTCCTGTTTCCTGACCGCCATATCCTGCAGGGCTGCTTCCGCCCCAGCGAGACCG TGGGGGACTTGCGGGACTTCGTGAGGAGCCACCTGGGTGACCCCGAGCTGCCGTTCCACCTGT TCATTGCTCCTCCGAAAACCATCCTGGACGACCACATGCTGACCTTGTTTCAG GCTGACCTCTTCCCTGCTGCCCTCGTGCACTTCGGACCCGAGGAGCCGACAG GCACCTACCTGGAACCCAGGCTGCTGGAACACACCATCTCCCCGTCTGCAGCTGACGCGCTGGTGGCCAG GTGCATGTCCAGGACAGCCGGGACCCCGCCgccaccaccgccaccgccaGCCTCCGACCCTGTGCCCTCGGAGTCAGAGCCGACTgctgaggaaggggctgtggaGCCCCCCGAGCCCGGCCCCCGGATGGCCCAGCCTGCGAGGAGGGGTCTGGGCAAG CCGGCAAGAGGTGAGCGCCGCCGGCCCAGAAGTGCCCAGTCTGCCGGCCACAGGACCCCTGCCCACCCTGAGCGGGAATAA
- the ASPSCR1 gene encoding tether containing UBX domain for GLUT4 isoform X4, with translation MSKASEGGRERLEQPCEASPVCVYMRGEVTGRAALQSTTLQSLGITGGSAIIRFAMKRCDSAGKQEPGPSWSKSPGSLMPSTAAEPAASGPRLPLNSAGLSRGDVSRQDETASLGAGLADAQTEQILKEPSPAPFVPFSGGGQRLGGPSGSARPLTSSSAKLPKSFSSPAGPSKPKKSRPGQEPQPEPEPEPEPPVDRDPVVCHPDLEVLLQAWPSELPDEFFEVTVDDVRRRLAQLKSERKRLEEAPLVTRAFREAQMKEKLQRYPKVVLRVLFPDRHILQGCFRPSETVGDLRDFVRSHLGDPELPFHLFIAPPKTILDDHMLTLFQADLFPAALVHFGPEEPTGTYLEPRLLEHTISPSAADALVARCMSRTAGTPPPPPPPPASDPVPSESEPTAEEGAVEPPEPGPRMAQPARRGLGKPARGERRRPRSAQSAGHRTPAHPERE, from the exons GGAGCGTCTGGAGCAGCCGTGTGAGGCCAGCCCAGTCTGCGTGTACATGAGGGGTGAG GTGACTGGCAGGGCTGCCCTGCAGAGCACAACACTGCAGTCGCTGGGCATCACCGGGGGCAGTGCCATCATCAG GTTTGCCATGAAGCGATGTGACTCTGCCGGCAAGCAGGAGCCTGGGCCCTCCTGGAGCAAAAGCCCGGGAAGCCTGATGCCATCCACGGCGGCCGAGCCGGCCGCCAGCGGCCCTCGGCTTCCTTTGAACTCAGCGGGGCTCAGCCGGGGCGATGTGAGCCGTCAGGACGAGACAGCCAGCCTGGGGGCCGGCCTCGCAGACGCTCAGACAGAGCAGATCCTGAAGGAGCCCTCGCCTGCCCCTTTTGTTCCTTTCTCGGGTGGAGGACAGCGGCTGGGGGGCCCCTCCGGGTCCGCGAGGCCTCTGACGTCATCTTCAGCCAAATTGCCAAAGTCCTTCTCCAGCCCTGCGGGCCCCTCCAAGCCGAAGAAGTCGAGGCCTGGCCAGGAGCCccagccggagccggagccggagccggagccg CCAGTGGACCGAGACCCCGTGGTGTGCCACCCCGACCTGGAAGTGCTGCTCCAGGCCTGGCCCTCGGAGCTGCCTGACGAGTTCTTCGAGGTGACCGTGGACGACGTCAGGAGACGCTTGGCCCAGCTCAAGAGCGAGCG gAAGCGCCTGGAAGAAGCCCCCTTGGTGACCAGGGCCTTCAGGGAGGCTCAGATGAAGGAGAAGCTGCAGCGCTACCCCAAG GTGGTCCTGAGGGTCCTGTTTCCTGACCGCCATATCCTGCAGGGCTGCTTCCGCCCCAGCGAGACCG TGGGGGACTTGCGGGACTTCGTGAGGAGCCACCTGGGTGACCCCGAGCTGCCGTTCCACCTGT TCATTGCTCCTCCGAAAACCATCCTGGACGACCACATGCTGACCTTGTTTCAG GCTGACCTCTTCCCTGCTGCCCTCGTGCACTTCGGACCCGAGGAGCCGACAG GCACCTACCTGGAACCCAGGCTGCTGGAACACACCATCTCCCCGTCTGCAGCTGACGCGCTGGTGGCCAG GTGCATGTCCAGGACAGCCGGGACCCCGCCgccaccaccgccaccgccaGCCTCCGACCCTGTGCCCTCGGAGTCAGAGCCGACTgctgaggaaggggctgtggaGCCCCCCGAGCCCGGCCCCCGGATGGCCCAGCCTGCGAGGAGGGGTCTGGGCAAG CCGGCAAGAGGTGAGCGCCGCCGGCCCAGAAGTGCCCAGTCTGCCGGCCACAGGACCCCTGCCCACCCTGAGCGGGAATAA